From one Lycium ferocissimum isolate CSIRO_LF1 chromosome 7, AGI_CSIRO_Lferr_CH_V1, whole genome shotgun sequence genomic stretch:
- the LOC132062553 gene encoding transcription factor bHLH91-like, whose amino-acid sequence MYAEESACFDPSTQVQHEGLAEDVFAIQEQIYHNNSSQQDAAAAALEMEFQQQLNLEMEQCYNNNHNNNMQDQLVHDQPNNNHQGLSCDQSNWGEMMNFPPYQNQEDNNNTNNFQQQNFPTPMPDLLNMFPLPRCTQSSLLPQKSPNLLTSLGLIGDHIDGASTSSAIYDPSLVLPLNLPPQPPLLRELFHSLPHGYDLRNLRSNNNSFFNGMEDREVSGALYQDGEGRPFDNGIFEFSADMNGIAKNRDGKETKHFATERQRRVHLNDKYKALRSMVPNPSKNDRASIVKDAIDYINELIRGVNELKLMVEKKRCSRDRMKRQKTEGGGNSMDGTDAKQIMDEVDQSYNGNSLRSSWLQRRSKNTEVDVRIVDDEVTVKLVQQKRINCLLFASKVLDDLQLDLHHVAGGLIGDYYSFLFNSKISEGSTVYASAIAKKLIEVVDIQYAAIAPTNSY is encoded by the exons atgtatGCAGAAGAAAGTGCTTGTTTTGATCCTTCCACTCAAGTGCAGCATGAAGGACTAGCAGAAGATGTTTTTGCCATACaagaacaaatatatcataataaTTCCTCGCAACAAGATGCTGCAGCAGCAGCCTTGGAAATGGAATTTCAGCAGCAACTGAATCTTGAAATGGAACAGTGTTACAATAataatcataacaacaacatgcaaGATCAATTGGTACATGATCAACCCAATAATAATCATCAAGGGTTATCTTGTGATCAATCAAACTGGGGAGAAATGATGAATTTCCCTCCTTAccaaaatcaagaagataatAATAACACTAATAACTTTCAGCAGCAAAATTTCCCAACTCCAATGCCTGATCTTCTCAACATGTTTCCTTTACCAAGATGCACACAATCTTCTTTGCTTCCTCAGAAATCACCAAATTTGTTAACTTCACTAGGCCTTATAGGTGATCACATTGATGGTGCATCAACTTCAAGTGCTATCTATGACCCTTCTTTAGTTCTCCCATTGAATCTACCCCCACAACCCCCTTTATTAAGAGAACTATTCCATTCTTTGCCACATGGCTATGACTTAAGAAACTTAAGAAGCAATAATAATTCTTTCTTTAATGGTATGGAGGACAGAGAGGTGAGTGGTGCTTTGTATCAAGATGGAGAAGGAAGGCCTTTTGACAATGGGATCTTTGAGTTTTCTGCTGATATGAATGGTATTGCCAAAAATAGGGATGGTAAAGAAACAAAACATTTTGCTACTGAGAGGCAGAGGAGAGTGCATTTGAATGACAAGTACAAAGCTTTGAGGAGTATGGTTCCCAACCCTAGCAAG AATGATAGAGCATCAATAGTGAAGGATGCAATTGATTACATCAATGAGCTGATAAGGGGAGTGAATGAGTTGAAACTTATGGTGGAGAAGAAGAGATGTAgcagagataggatgaagaggCAAAAGACAGAAGGTGGTGGTAATTCCATGGATGGTACTGATGCAAAGCAAATAATGGATGAAGTGGACCAATCTTACAATGGAAATTCGTTAAGGAGTTCATGGCTTCAGAGGAGGTCTAAGAATACTGAAGTTGATGTCCGGATCGTCGATGATGAAGTTACTGTCAAACTTGTTCAGCAGAAAAGAATTAATTGCCTTCTCTTTGCATCTAAGGTTCTTGATGATCTTCAATTGGATCTTCACCATGTTGCTGGTGGACTTATTGGTGATTACTACAGCTTCTTGTTTAACTCCAAG ATTTCTGAAGGATCTACTGTGTATGCAAGTGCAATAGCCAAGAAGCTCATTGAGGTTGTGGACATACAGTATGCAGCAATTGCACCAACAAACAGCTATTAA